A genomic segment from Methanolobus zinderi encodes:
- a CDS encoding RES family NAD+ phosphorylase, with protein MCGDCEKDLDSLIERDSYSDLSDEQLAELSRESHLPSFKKSFLTELSKLFKTSSFLCNHCIDDFLKKWDGFAIINSEFKESEISLSSFYYQSSLYELYKEDDFDIFVDMMGCSRCENGDITSIWPYPNNLDVLFDLYDDELKAVAKLAEKCPFAILTDDFASKIYSMLKQLSEKSTNLCLDFKFYRCRNLDDEAVLFSRQDMGPVPDEKAQENRFNHTGYGYLYLATTEDVSFGEVTYSSNGPRKKQVCMAEIRLLKSLKILDLTDVQGNNHKDDTYQMLICSPLVYNHPDNKNKFQNKMYATKEYIFTRFIADCALSLGFDGIKYASRFGRSGDNFVIFKDKTNKQFKWDEIFIIDDIYRYPKNDDD; from the coding sequence ATGTGTGGAGACTGTGAAAAAGATTTAGATAGTTTAATTGAACGAGATTCTTATAGCGATCTTTCTGATGAACAATTGGCTGAGTTGAGTCGCGAAAGTCATTTGCCTAGTTTTAAAAAAAGTTTTCTTACAGAACTATCAAAACTTTTTAAAACAAGTTCGTTTTTATGTAATCATTGTATTGATGATTTTTTAAAAAAATGGGATGGTTTTGCTATAATAAATTCAGAATTTAAGGAAAGTGAGATATCATTATCCTCTTTTTATTACCAATCATCGTTGTATGAACTTTACAAAGAAGATGATTTTGATATTTTTGTTGATATGATGGGTTGTTCCCGTTGTGAAAATGGAGATATCACTTCTATTTGGCCTTATCCAAATAATTTAGATGTACTGTTCGATTTATACGATGATGAACTGAAAGCAGTTGCAAAACTTGCTGAAAAGTGTCCATTTGCCATATTAACGGATGATTTTGCTTCCAAAATTTATAGTATGCTCAAGCAACTGTCTGAGAAATCAACAAATCTATGCTTAGACTTTAAGTTCTATAGGTGTAGAAATTTAGACGATGAAGCCGTATTATTTTCTCGTCAGGATATGGGTCCTGTACCTGATGAAAAAGCACAAGAAAACAGATTTAACCATACTGGTTATGGTTATTTATATTTAGCAACAACTGAAGATGTTAGCTTTGGTGAAGTGACGTATTCCTCCAACGGACCAAGAAAAAAACAAGTTTGTATGGCTGAAATAAGGTTACTAAAAAGCCTTAAAATATTAGATTTGACAGATGTTCAGGGTAACAATCATAAAGATGACACCTATCAAATGTTAATCTGCTCACCATTAGTATATAACCATCCAGATAATAAAAACAAATTTCAAAATAAAATGTATGCTACTAAAGAATATATATTTACAAGGTTCATCGCAGACTGTGCTCTTTCTTTGGGATTTGATGGAATAAAATACGCGAGTAGATTTGGTAGAAGTGGTGACAATTTCGTAATATTTAAAGACAAAACAAATAAACAATTTAAATGGGATGAAATTTTCATAATTGATGATATTTATAGATATCCAAAAAACGATGATGATTGA
- a CDS encoding PaaI family thioesterase, which yields MDRIKKYFQQENFGQNSGMKLTEVSEGYAKVEMDIEKRHLNVLGTVHGGAIFTLADMAFAAASNSYGTVAVAINCDISYVKAVSEGRLTAEAKETSINPKISTYVVDVTNEKGEIIAIFNGMAYRKKYELQFPE from the coding sequence ATGGACAGAATCAAAAAATATTTCCAGCAGGAGAATTTCGGACAAAACTCAGGCATGAAGCTGACAGAGGTTTCCGAAGGGTACGCCAAGGTTGAAATGGACATTGAGAAAAGACATCTCAACGTTCTCGGAACCGTGCACGGTGGTGCGATATTCACCCTTGCGGACATGGCCTTTGCAGCAGCATCAAATTCTTACGGAACTGTTGCAGTTGCAATAAACTGTGATATCTCTTATGTAAAAGCAGTAAGTGAAGGCCGCCTCACAGCAGAGGCAAAGGAAACCTCCATCAACCCGAAGATCTCCACCTATGTTGTGGACGTTACCAACGAAAAAGGAGAAATAATTGCGATATTCAACGGCATGGCTTACCGGAAGAAATACGAACTGCAATTTCCCGAATGA
- a CDS encoding phenylacetate--CoA ligase family protein, translating to MKYWQPKYETMKKDELAALQSKRLKKTAASVYNNVPFYREKFKQLGIKPEDIKSAADISKLPTTRKTDLRDNYPFGLFAVPRKDIVRIHASSGTSGKATVVGYTRQDIETWSDLMARNLTMVGLGEEDVFQNAVNYGLFTGGLGFHYGVERIGAVAVPSGTGNTVRQLEMMMDFGVTAIHCTPSYALYLAETAQEMDIVDKLSLKVGCFGAEPWSANTRKQLENALDLKAYDSYGLSELMGPGVAFECECQDGLHLWCDHFLVEVLDEEGEQVAEGEKGELVLTSLTKEALPIIRYRTGDITRLLESECSCGRTTTRISRLLGRADDMLIVRGINVFPSQIENVIARVPEVTEHFQVILDRNQKMLDELTVKVELEENAFTGELKDLAAVKRHVENELKSVLNIRTNVDLVEKGTIPRTEGKSKKVIDRRNAL from the coding sequence ATGAAATACTGGCAGCCAAAGTATGAAACAATGAAAAAAGACGAACTGGCAGCATTACAATCAAAACGGTTGAAAAAGACGGCTGCATCAGTTTATAATAACGTTCCCTTTTACAGAGAGAAATTCAAGCAGCTTGGAATAAAACCGGAAGATATCAAATCCGCCGCGGACATCAGCAAACTCCCCACAACCCGGAAAACGGATCTTCGCGATAATTATCCTTTCGGACTTTTTGCTGTTCCAAGAAAAGATATTGTGCGGATCCATGCATCTTCGGGTACGAGCGGGAAGGCAACTGTTGTCGGTTATACCAGGCAGGACATTGAAACATGGTCCGATCTTATGGCCCGCAACCTTACGATGGTCGGACTCGGTGAAGAGGATGTTTTCCAGAATGCTGTGAATTACGGTCTGTTCACAGGTGGTCTGGGTTTCCATTATGGTGTCGAGAGAATTGGCGCTGTGGCTGTTCCAAGCGGTACGGGCAATACTGTCCGCCAGCTTGAGATGATGATGGATTTCGGAGTAACGGCGATCCACTGCACTCCCTCATATGCACTCTATCTTGCTGAGACTGCGCAGGAGATGGATATCGTTGATAAACTATCCCTTAAAGTGGGATGTTTCGGTGCGGAACCCTGGTCTGCCAACACACGGAAACAGCTTGAAAACGCTCTCGATCTTAAGGCATACGACTCCTACGGGCTCTCTGAGCTTATGGGCCCTGGTGTGGCGTTTGAATGTGAGTGCCAGGATGGTCTGCACCTGTGGTGTGATCATTTCCTTGTTGAAGTGCTTGATGAAGAAGGAGAGCAGGTTGCAGAAGGTGAGAAGGGAGAACTTGTACTGACATCCCTTACAAAGGAAGCGCTGCCGATAATCAGGTATCGTACAGGGGATATTACAAGGCTTCTTGAGAGTGAATGCTCCTGCGGGCGTACCACCACACGTATCTCCAGACTGCTAGGACGTGCGGATGACATGCTGATTGTAAGGGGTATCAACGTATTTCCCTCACAGATCGAGAATGTTATTGCAAGGGTGCCTGAAGTAACAGAACATTTCCAGGTCATACTTGACAGGAACCAGAAAATGCTTGACGAGCTGACAGTGAAGGTCGAGCTGGAGGAAAATGCATTCACCGGTGAGTTAAAAGATCTGGCTGCTGTAAAAAGACATGTTGAGAACGAGCTGAAAAGTGTTCTGAATATCCGCACCAACGTAGATCTGGTTGAGAAGGGAACCATTCCAAGAACAGAAGGCAAGTCCAAAAAGGTAATTGACCGAAGGAATGCACTGTAA
- a CDS encoding restriction endonuclease subunit S yields the protein MNAVTFFENFSLLSESPNGIQKLREMILQMAVQGKLVPQDPNDEPAEVLLGKIKNEKEKLVKEGKIRKSKKLPQIEEDEIPFKIPDSWIWTRLNEIYDVRDGTHDSPKYQKEGVPLVTSKNISSGKLDLSNVKFISEEDHLKISQRSKVDKHDILFAMIGSIGNPLIVDVNTEFSIKNVALFKYYSCEYSSPWYLYYFLTYAANTMRSKAAGGVQSFVSLGFLRKYLIPLPPLEEQKRIVAKVDQLMELCDHLESLQQKKQESHIHLNNAALNKMLDASSPEEFEENWRLVCENFGLLYDNLENVEKLKQSILQLAVMGKLVEQDASDEPAEVMLEKIKTEKEQLQSIVNIRNSKSLQPVEANEYPFEIPEGWLFSRIGNLFLISSGTTPSRTKHHYYEDGTENWVKTTDLNNSLVLSCEEKITLQAVDDCNLKYYPKGTVCVAMYGGAGTIGKSGILGIKSTINQSVCAIVPSSFVDSSFLHYYLKSIRSDWMKFAAGLRKAPNINAKIVRNMIFPLPPLEEQKRIVAKVDQLMELCDRLEAGIRQAQEDGEKLMEVMVHELLTQT from the coding sequence ATGAATGCTGTAACTTTTTTTGAGAACTTCTCCCTTCTCTCTGAATCACCTAATGGAATTCAGAAGTTACGTGAGATGATCCTACAGATGGCGGTACAAGGTAAGCTTGTACCACAGGATCCTAATGATGAGCCTGCTGAAGTATTGTTGGGGAAGATTAAAAACGAGAAGGAAAAGTTAGTGAAGGAAGGTAAGATAAGGAAATCTAAGAAATTACCACAAATCGAAGAAGATGAAATTCCTTTTAAAATACCAGACAGTTGGATCTGGACTCGTCTTAATGAAATATATGATGTAAGAGATGGAACTCACGACAGTCCAAAATATCAAAAAGAAGGCGTACCTCTCGTTACAAGCAAAAATATATCCAGTGGAAAGCTTGACTTATCAAATGTAAAATTTATATCTGAGGAAGATCACCTTAAAATTTCACAAAGATCAAAAGTGGACAAACATGACATTCTGTTTGCAATGATTGGAAGCATTGGAAACCCGTTAATAGTAGATGTGAATACAGAATTTAGCATCAAAAACGTTGCTCTTTTTAAATATTATTCATGTGAATATTCAAGTCCTTGGTACTTATACTATTTTCTAACTTACGCAGCTAATACTATGCGTTCAAAAGCAGCAGGTGGTGTTCAATCATTTGTGTCACTGGGATTTTTGAGAAAATATTTAATTCCACTCCCACCTCTCGAAGAACAAAAGCGCATAGTCGCTAAAGTTGACCAACTCATGGAACTCTGCGACCATCTTGAATCCCTGCAACAGAAAAAACAGGAAAGCCACATTCACCTAAACAATGCTGCCCTCAACAAGATGCTCGACGCAAGCAGTCCAGAGGAATTTGAAGAAAACTGGCGACTTGTATGTGAGAACTTCGGGTTGTTGTATGATAACCTCGAAAATGTGGAGAAGCTCAAGCAGTCTATTTTACAGCTTGCGGTGATGGGAAAGCTTGTTGAACAGGATGCTAGTGATGAGCCTGCTGAGGTGATGTTGGAGAAAATTAAGACTGAAAAGGAACAGCTTCAAAGTATTGTAAATATAAGAAACTCCAAGTCACTTCAACCTGTTGAAGCAAATGAATACCCGTTTGAAATACCAGAAGGATGGCTTTTTTCACGAATAGGCAATTTGTTCTTAATTTCAAGTGGAACTACCCCTAGCCGAACAAAACACCATTATTATGAAGATGGGACGGAAAACTGGGTAAAAACTACAGATTTGAATAACAGCTTAGTTTTATCTTGTGAAGAAAAAATTACTTTACAAGCAGTTGATGACTGCAACCTCAAATATTATCCAAAAGGTACTGTTTGTGTAGCTATGTACGGTGGTGCAGGAACTATAGGGAAATCTGGAATTCTTGGAATAAAATCTACAATAAATCAATCAGTATGCGCAATAGTCCCAAGCAGTTTTGTAGACTCAAGTTTCTTGCACTATTATCTCAAATCAATCCGTTCAGATTGGATGAAATTTGCAGCAGGTTTGAGAAAGGCACCAAATATAAATGCTAAGATTGTCCGAAACATGATTTTCCCTCTTCCACCCCTCGAAGAACAGAAACGTATTGTAGCCAAGGTCGATCAGCTGATGGAACTTTGTGACAGGCTTGAAGCTGGCATAAGGCAGGCTCAGGAAGATGGTGAGAAGTTGATGGAAGTTATGGTTCATGAGCTTTTAACACAAACATGA
- a CDS encoding DUF421 domain-containing protein, producing MVIDILFSSWDTLFRIVLFTICGYFALVIILRTTGQRTLAKLNAFDFIITIAIGSTLASFILSSNTTIIDGITALGSLVGLQLLVSFLTVRSDFIKKAVKNEPELLYYKGDYLKDNMKKVRIVREEIEQSIRGQGFLSDKNVDAVILETDGRLSVISKVNYERELPKQGSLEKHIKKE from the coding sequence ATGGTTATTGATATTTTATTTAGTAGCTGGGATACACTATTCAGGATAGTACTCTTTACTATATGTGGATACTTTGCACTTGTGATCATTCTGAGGACAACAGGCCAGCGAACACTTGCAAAATTAAATGCTTTTGATTTTATAATTACAATTGCAATTGGATCTACTCTTGCATCCTTTATACTTTCCAGCAACACAACTATAATAGATGGTATAACTGCTCTGGGTTCACTGGTGGGTTTGCAGCTTTTGGTGAGCTTTTTGACAGTGAGGTCTGACTTCATAAAAAAAGCGGTCAAAAACGAGCCTGAATTACTCTACTATAAGGGTGACTACCTTAAAGACAATATGAAAAAAGTCAGAATAGTCCGGGAGGAAATTGAACAATCCATCAGAGGTCAGGGATTTCTGAGTGATAAAAATGTGGACGCTGTCATTCTGGAAACAGATGGACGTCTTTCTGTAATCAGTAAAGTGAATTATGAAAGAGAACTTCCTAAGCAAGGAAGTTTAGAAAAACATATCAAAAAAGAATAA
- a CDS encoding type I restriction-modification system subunit M: MSISTTIKGIQDIMRKDAGVDGDAQRISQLVWMVFLKIFDDREEEYELMEDDYVSPIPERLRWRNWAKDPEGITGEELLDFVNNDLFKTLKELQFNPDSDPRGFVVRDVFEDSYNYMKNGTLIRQVINKINEIDFNSKKDKHLFGDVYEKILKDLQSAGNAGEFYTPRAVTDFMVQMVNPKIGESLLDPACGTGGFLASSIEHLRKQASSVEDEENLQKSIHGIEKKPLPHLLCVTNMMLHGIDNPSQIRRDNSLARPLRDYKPSDKLDVIITNPPFGGTEEDGIETGFPASYQTRETADLFLVLIVHLLKDGGRGAIVLPDGTLFGEGVKTRIKEKLLEECNLHTIVRLPNGVFNPYTGIKTNLLFFEKGESTKEIWYYEHPYPDGYKSYSKTKPMRIEEYEPEKAWWNKREENEFAWKVSIDEIRANNYNLDIKNPHVEDIDHGDPEELLEDYKALLSDIEDTRNTLKAELMAALEGKST, encoded by the coding sequence ATGTCAATTAGTACTACTATTAAGGGCATACAGGACATAATGCGAAAAGATGCTGGTGTGGACGGAGACGCACAGCGCATCAGTCAGCTTGTATGGATGGTGTTCCTCAAGATATTCGATGACAGGGAAGAAGAGTATGAGCTTATGGAGGACGACTATGTATCTCCTATCCCTGAACGTTTGAGGTGGAGAAACTGGGCGAAAGATCCGGAGGGAATTACCGGTGAAGAACTGCTTGATTTTGTGAATAACGACCTTTTCAAGACTCTCAAGGAACTGCAGTTCAATCCTGACTCAGATCCCCGTGGATTTGTAGTAAGGGACGTTTTTGAGGATTCCTATAACTATATGAAGAACGGCACTCTGATTCGCCAGGTCATCAACAAGATCAATGAGATTGACTTTAATTCCAAGAAGGATAAACATCTTTTCGGGGATGTGTATGAGAAAATTCTCAAGGACCTTCAAAGTGCAGGAAATGCAGGAGAATTCTACACTCCCCGAGCAGTTACTGATTTTATGGTTCAGATGGTAAATCCCAAGATTGGAGAGAGTTTGCTTGACCCTGCGTGTGGTACAGGAGGTTTCCTTGCATCTTCTATTGAACACCTGAGAAAACAGGCCAGCAGTGTTGAGGATGAGGAGAATCTTCAGAAATCCATCCATGGGATTGAGAAAAAGCCGTTGCCTCATCTGTTATGTGTTACCAATATGATGCTGCATGGCATTGATAATCCGTCACAGATACGCAGGGATAATTCCCTGGCAAGACCTCTGAGGGATTACAAGCCGTCAGATAAGCTGGATGTTATCATCACCAATCCTCCGTTTGGAGGTACGGAAGAAGATGGTATAGAAACTGGCTTCCCTGCATCCTACCAGACAAGAGAGACAGCCGATCTTTTCCTTGTGCTTATCGTTCATCTGCTCAAGGACGGTGGACGAGGTGCTATAGTCCTTCCTGATGGTACACTGTTTGGTGAGGGTGTAAAGACACGTATTAAAGAGAAACTGCTTGAAGAATGCAATCTGCACACTATTGTACGTCTTCCAAACGGTGTCTTCAACCCATATACAGGCATCAAGACCAACCTGCTCTTTTTCGAAAAAGGTGAGTCTACCAAGGAGATCTGGTACTACGAGCATCCGTATCCAGATGGCTATAAGTCCTATTCCAAGACAAAGCCCATGCGTATTGAGGAGTATGAACCTGAAAAGGCATGGTGGAACAAGCGTGAGGAAAATGAGTTTGCCTGGAAGGTCAGCATAGATGAGATCAGGGCTAACAACTACAACCTTGATATTAAAAATCCACATGTGGAGGACATCGATCACGGAGATCCTGAGGAACTTCTTGAGGACTACAAGGCCCTTCTCTCAGATATCGAAGATACTCGCAATACTCTGAAAGCAGAACTCATGGCAGCTCTTGAGGGTAAAAGCACATGA
- the hsdR gene encoding EcoAI/FtnUII family type I restriction enzme subunit R gives MLTPAGIIKGFTEELLLGPSEEEKYMAIRKIYENTNRLIELLDSATKLSKLQKVEEIPFQSMDLVPFFLMVAESLQIQAQERRQQALEYTHMMDLPFAFSSNGDAFLFHDRSGNSTNVEKELSLDSFPTPDELWESYCKWKGIDTAKPSLVDQDYYTDFTGKAPRYYQLNAINKTIEAIAKGQNRILLVMATGTGKTYTAFQIIWRLWKSKAKKRILFLADRNILVDQAKTNDFKPFEGAMTKIQNRQVDKSYEIYLSLYQAVSGSEEEKNIYKQFSRDFFDLVVVDECHRGSADENSAWRDILEYFDSATQIGMTATPKETKDVSNIEYFGDPIYTYSLKQGIEDGFLAPYKVIRIDLDKDLQGWRPEKGQLDRYGREIEDRIYNQKDFDREVVLEKRTEIVAKKVTEFLKATNRYDKTIVFCENIDHAERMRQAIANENPDLAADSKYVMRITGDEQEGKAELDNFIMPDSRYPVIATTSKLLSTGVDVQTCKLIVLDKRIKSMTEFKQIIGRGTRINEEFDKLFFTIIDFKKATELFADPDFDGEPVDVYEGKGSIKLKPNLPRQKIKPYRVSDVGVSIVAERVQYYGADGKLITESIKDYTRKTLLDEFDSLDLFLQYWSEHGKKTAIVQELEDKGLLLDALAEEVGREYDPFDLICHVVFDQPPLSRRERANNVRKNGYFEKYGDKARAVLDALLEKYADEGIRNLEDLDILRVKPLSEIGTPMEIIKLFGGKQKFMDAVNEIETQLYMAEA, from the coding sequence CTGCTGACACCTGCCGGAATCATCAAAGGGTTTACAGAGGAGCTTTTATTAGGCCCCTCGGAAGAAGAAAAATATATGGCTATCCGGAAAATATACGAGAATACAAACCGCCTGATAGAACTGTTGGACTCGGCCACAAAATTGAGCAAACTACAAAAAGTTGAAGAGATACCGTTCCAGAGTATGGATTTAGTGCCTTTCTTTTTGATGGTGGCCGAAAGTCTCCAGATCCAGGCACAGGAAAGAAGGCAGCAGGCTCTTGAATATACACACATGATGGACCTGCCATTTGCTTTTAGCTCCAATGGTGATGCTTTTCTTTTTCATGACCGCTCGGGAAATTCCACTAACGTAGAGAAGGAACTTTCCTTGGACAGTTTTCCAACTCCTGATGAGTTATGGGAGTCATATTGTAAATGGAAAGGTATAGACACTGCTAAGCCAAGTCTGGTAGATCAGGACTATTATACAGACTTTACAGGAAAGGCTCCGCGTTATTACCAGTTGAATGCTATAAATAAAACAATAGAAGCAATAGCCAAAGGACAGAACCGTATACTGCTTGTGATGGCCACTGGCACTGGTAAAACATATACTGCTTTTCAGATCATATGGCGGTTGTGGAAATCAAAAGCAAAAAAGAGAATTCTTTTCCTGGCTGACAGAAACATCCTTGTGGATCAGGCAAAAACCAATGACTTCAAACCGTTTGAAGGTGCAATGACAAAGATCCAGAATCGTCAGGTGGATAAGTCTTATGAGATCTATCTATCGCTGTACCAGGCAGTAAGTGGTTCAGAGGAAGAGAAGAACATCTATAAGCAGTTCTCAAGAGACTTCTTTGACCTTGTTGTCGTTGATGAGTGTCACAGAGGAAGTGCTGATGAAAATTCGGCTTGGAGGGATATTCTGGAATACTTCGATTCTGCAACTCAAATAGGTATGACAGCCACTCCGAAGGAGACTAAGGATGTTTCAAATATCGAGTACTTTGGAGATCCAATTTACACATACTCATTGAAGCAGGGTATAGAAGACGGTTTTCTTGCACCTTACAAGGTTATTCGTATCGATCTTGACAAGGACCTGCAGGGATGGAGGCCTGAGAAGGGACAGCTTGACAGATACGGCAGGGAGATAGAAGACCGTATTTATAACCAGAAGGATTTTGATCGTGAGGTTGTGCTGGAAAAGAGAACAGAGATTGTTGCCAAGAAGGTTACGGAATTCCTAAAAGCCACCAATCGCTATGATAAGACCATTGTTTTCTGTGAAAATATCGATCATGCTGAGAGAATGAGGCAGGCCATAGCAAACGAGAATCCCGATCTTGCTGCTGATAGTAAATATGTGATGAGGATTACTGGTGATGAGCAGGAAGGTAAGGCTGAGCTTGACAATTTCATTATGCCTGATAGCCGATATCCTGTAATTGCTACAACATCTAAACTGCTAAGCACGGGAGTCGATGTTCAGACTTGCAAACTCATTGTGCTTGACAAAAGAATTAAATCGATGACTGAGTTCAAGCAGATAATCGGACGTGGAACCCGTATTAACGAAGAGTTTGACAAACTGTTTTTCACAATTATTGATTTTAAGAAGGCTACCGAATTGTTTGCTGATCCTGACTTTGATGGAGAACCAGTGGATGTATATGAAGGCAAGGGCTCTATCAAGTTAAAACCCAACCTGCCACGGCAGAAGATCAAGCCCTATAGAGTTTCTGATGTGGGAGTGTCAATTGTTGCTGAGAGGGTGCAGTATTACGGAGCTGACGGCAAATTAATCACTGAATCGATCAAGGATTACACCCGTAAGACTTTGCTGGACGAATTTGACTCCCTTGACCTGTTCCTGCAGTACTGGAGTGAACACGGCAAAAAGACGGCTATTGTGCAGGAGCTGGAAGATAAGGGACTGTTGTTGGATGCTCTTGCTGAGGAAGTGGGTCGTGAGTATGATCCATTTGATCTAATCTGTCATGTGGTGTTTGACCAGCCGCCACTTAGCCGCAGAGAAAGGGCTAACAACGTCAGAAAGAATGGCTATTTTGAAAAATATGGGGATAAAGCCCGTGCTGTTTTGGATGCATTGCTTGAAAAGTATGCAGACGAGGGCATAAGAAACCTTGAAGACCTTGATATTCTTCGAGTTAAACCTCTGAGTGAAATTGGAACTCCCATGGAGATCATCAAGCTCTTTGGTGGAAAACAGAAGTTCATGGATGCTGTTAATGAGATAGAAACACAGTTATACATGGCTGAAGCTTAA